The Streptomyces halobius genomic interval CACCACCAAGCCGAAGGACGGCCTGGACAAGCTGCCGGTGACCGGGAACCTCGCCGCGACCGGTGCGTCGTCCGCGCTGCCGGTCATCGGCATCGTGGGCGGTATCGCCATGGTCGTCGGCGCGGGCGCGGTCTTCGCCGTGCGCCGCCGTAAGACGGAGGGCGCGGCCGCCGCGTAACCAGGCCGGCAGGAGAAGCGAGGGGCCGCGCCGTTTCCCGGGCGCGGCCCCTCGTCGCATAGTGCCGTGCTAGGCGCGGGACTTCTTCGGCGGCACCTGCGGGACCTCCAGGAACGGCAGACGCAGCGCGCCGAACGCCTCCTCGGGAACGGCCGGCCTGACCGGCTCCACCGGGGCCAACCGCTGGTACGGCGCGCCCTGGGCGGGGCGTGGGTCCCGCTCGCCCTTGTTCGGCCACAGCGACATCGCGCGCTCGGCCTGCGCGGTGATCGTCAGGGACGGGTTGACGCCGAGGTTGGCGGAGACCGCGGCGCCGTCGACGACGGAGATGCCCGGATGGCCGTAGACCCGGTGGTACGGGTCGATCACGCCGGAGTCCGCCGAATCGCCGATCGGGCAGCCGCCGAGGAAGTGCGCGGTCAGCGGGGTGCCCATCAGCTCGCCGACATTGGAGCCGGCGAAGCCGTTGATCTCCTGGGCGAGGAGGGTGGCCGCCTCGGTCGCCTCCGGGATCTGCTCGGGGTTGGGCGCGCCGTGGCCCTGGCGGGCGGTGAGCAGCCCCCGGCCGAGACCCTTCGGTTTCCGGTACGTCGTCAGGGAGTTGTCGAGGGACTGCATGACCAGGCCGATGATGGTCCGCTCCGACCAGCGGCGGTTGGACAGGGAGCGGACGGCGAGCCAGGGGTGGCGGACCAGGTTGCCGAGCCAGCCCACGACGCGGCCGGCGGGGCGGTAGGGCACCTGAAGTATCGTCAGCCCGCCCATCGAGTTGGAGCCCTTGCCGTAGCGGACCGGCTCGATGTGGGTGTTCTCGTTGGGGTGGATGGACGAGGTGATCGCCACCCCCTTGGTGAAGTCGGCCTTTGTCGCGCCGTGCCGCTTGCGGTAGCGGCGGTTGTCGGTCTGCGCACCCACCAGCGCCTCGGAGTTGGTGCGGGTCAGCGCGCCGAGACGGCCGGAGAGGTACGGGAGCAGACCGCAGTCCTTCATGCGGTGGAGCAGGGTCTGGGTGCCGTACGTACCGGCTGCGACGACGACACGGCGGGCCGTGAACGTGCGCCCGCCCGTCTCCCGACCACCACCCCTCACCGAAGCGCTTCGCGCCGCACCTCCTCGTTTGCCCTTCTTCTTGTTGTCGGTCGGGAGGGTCCGGACGGCGAAGCCGCCCCGGGAGTTCTCGGTGAGCGCGACGACGGACGTCATGGGGTGGATGACGGCGCCCGCCTTCTCGGCGAGGTGCAGATAGTTCTCGTTGAGGGTGTTCTTGGCGCCGTGGCGGCAGCCCGTCATGCACTCACCGCACTCGGTGCACGCCTTGCGGGCGGGTCCGGCGCCGCCGAAGTACGGGTCCGCGGCCTCCGCGCCGGGCGACACCTTCGCCGCCCCGTCCGCGTCCTCCCCGTCCCCGAAGAACACGCCCACCGGCGCCATATGGAAGGAGTCGCCGACGCCCATGGCCTGCGCGGTCGCCTTCAGATGCACGTCGGACGGCGTCATCGTCGGGTTGAGCCGCACCCCCAGCATCCGCTGGGCCTGGTCGTAGTACGGCTTCAGCTCCTCCTGCCAGTCGGTGATGTCCTTCCACTGCGGATCGTCGAAGAACGGCTTCGGCGGTACGTAGAGGGTGTTGGCGTAGTTCAGCGAACCGCCGCCGACCCCGGCGCCCGCCAGGACCATCACCTTGCCGAGGAGATGGATGCGCTGGATGCCGTAGCAGCCGAGCGCCGGGGCCCACAGGTAGTT includes:
- a CDS encoding GMC family oxidoreductase — its product is MPQENSAQNRDAAMDGALDGYDGAPDGYDDGHDHDDGYDYDVLVIGSGFGGSVSALRLTEKGYRVGVLEAGRRFTRETLPKNSWDLRNYLWAPALGCYGIQRIHLLGKVMVLAGAGVGGGSLNYANTLYVPPKPFFDDPQWKDITDWQEELKPYYDQAQRMLGVRLNPTMTPSDVHLKATAQAMGVGDSFHMAPVGVFFGDGEDADGAAKVSPGAEAADPYFGGAGPARKACTECGECMTGCRHGAKNTLNENYLHLAEKAGAVIHPMTSVVALTENSRGGFAVRTLPTDNKKKGKRGGAARSASVRGGGRETGGRTFTARRVVVAAGTYGTQTLLHRMKDCGLLPYLSGRLGALTRTNSEALVGAQTDNRRYRKRHGATKADFTKGVAITSSIHPNENTHIEPVRYGKGSNSMGGLTILQVPYRPAGRVVGWLGNLVRHPWLAVRSLSNRRWSERTIIGLVMQSLDNSLTTYRKPKGLGRGLLTARQGHGAPNPEQIPEATEAATLLAQEINGFAGSNVGELMGTPLTAHFLGGCPIGDSADSGVIDPYHRVYGHPGISVVDGAAVSANLGVNPSLTITAQAERAMSLWPNKGERDPRPAQGAPYQRLAPVEPVRPAVPEEAFGALRLPFLEVPQVPPKKSRA